A window of the Azospirillum brasilense genome harbors these coding sequences:
- a CDS encoding Ada metal-binding domain-containing protein, which yields MNEDAMWSAVMRRDRDGEGRFVYAVRTTGVYCRPSCPSRRAKRENVSFHPDAAAAEAAGFHPCKRCRPAAAPSTLT from the coding sequence ATGAACGAGGACGCGATGTGGAGCGCCGTGATGCGCCGGGACCGGGACGGTGAGGGGCGCTTCGTCTACGCGGTGCGCACCACCGGCGTCTATTGCCGGCCGTCCTGTCCATCGCGTCGGGCCAAGCGGGAAAACGTCTCCTTCCACCCCGACGCCGCTGCTGCGGAGGCGGCGGGCTTCCACCCCTGCAAGCGCTGCCGCCCTGCCGCTGCCCCATCCACGCTCACATGA
- a CDS encoding AAA family ATPase, whose product MTGDDLKLLRERRGLTQTQMAAFVNELTGRRYDKQRLSKWETGREPLPRDVLGRLLLLSLEQPATEAPRAGTTIAIGLQKGGTAKTATSINVAFMLARSGNRVLLVDADPQGNATVHVGVPQTDVVALTEQGRVLYHALMGKAKLAEVIRPTSVEGLDVVPSSIALASADTELPGNLTNAQTAMAEMLDAVRGDYDFILIDCAPNLGAVTINALTAADYVLIPCQAEPHAILGVNAFLDTVTKIQRRLNPNLRILGVLPTMLNPRQTQDRSSLEDIGRLWGEDYRVFPPVPRATIYAQAAGANVITLDADIGAPGVESYAAIAGALLKATGRIRELSDAA is encoded by the coding sequence ATGACCGGCGACGATTTGAAGCTGCTGCGCGAGAGGCGCGGCCTCACCCAGACGCAGATGGCCGCGTTCGTGAACGAACTGACTGGCCGGCGTTACGACAAGCAGCGGCTCAGCAAGTGGGAGACGGGGCGCGAACCCCTGCCCCGCGATGTGCTGGGCCGCCTGCTGCTGCTCTCCCTGGAGCAGCCGGCGACCGAGGCGCCGCGCGCCGGCACGACCATCGCCATCGGCCTGCAGAAGGGCGGCACGGCCAAAACGGCGACCTCGATCAACGTCGCCTTCATGCTGGCCCGGTCGGGGAATCGCGTGCTGCTGGTGGACGCCGATCCGCAGGGCAACGCCACGGTCCATGTCGGCGTGCCGCAGACCGACGTGGTGGCGCTGACCGAGCAGGGCAGGGTGCTCTACCACGCGCTGATGGGCAAGGCGAAGCTGGCCGAGGTCATCCGCCCGACCAGCGTGGAAGGGCTGGACGTCGTACCGTCGAGCATCGCCCTCGCCAGCGCCGACACGGAACTGCCCGGCAACCTGACCAACGCCCAGACCGCCATGGCGGAGATGCTGGACGCGGTGCGGGGCGATTACGATTTCATCCTGATCGACTGCGCGCCGAACCTGGGGGCGGTCACCATCAACGCGCTGACCGCGGCGGACTATGTGCTGATTCCCTGCCAGGCGGAGCCGCACGCCATTCTGGGAGTCAACGCCTTCCTGGACACCGTGACGAAGATCCAGCGGCGGCTGAACCCGAACCTGCGGATTCTGGGCGTGCTGCCGACCATGCTCAACCCCCGCCAGACGCAGGACCGTTCCTCGCTGGAGGACATCGGCCGGCTGTGGGGCGAGGATTACCGGGTCTTCCCGCCGGTGCCGCGCGCGACCATCTACGCGCAGGCCGCCGGGGCCAACGTCATCACGCTCGACGCCGACATCGGCGCGCCGGGCGTGGAAAGCTACGCCGCCATCGCCGGTGCCCTTCTGAAGGCCACCGGACGCATCCGGGAGTTGTCCGATGCCGCCTAA
- a CDS encoding lipid II:glycine glycyltransferase FemX — translation MDRGGWYAVMNGFDDANIFQTWDFGRIAHPGRDLSHIVLRRDGQPVAAAQLLVRRVPGIGGIALVMWGPLWCPKGRQADPADFLAIMKAMKAEYSGRRGLFLRVLPRVEDGAGEGARALSAMEALGMRHSDAKAPYRTFIMDLTRDEATIHKDLSRHWRRGLAKAEGAGLEVVEGSSPEILDAIDDLFIQTQRRKGFRAFDSRTLTKVHRALPDGMKMHAVMASHNGEPVAGVVVSLLGDTALMQNSATAEAGLPLNAAFLVHWKAMRWVKANGGKRYDLHGVNAQANPGVHLFKRGFAGKGEEERVFIGTFEAPGPMLSRLLVEGGQTVRTLAATCTAQASQMMAMAMNKAPAERADATTPSNPA, via the coding sequence ATGGACCGCGGCGGCTGGTACGCCGTCATGAACGGCTTCGACGACGCCAATATCTTCCAGACCTGGGATTTCGGGCGCATCGCCCATCCCGGCCGCGACCTCAGCCACATCGTGCTGCGCCGGGACGGCCAGCCGGTCGCCGCGGCGCAGCTTCTCGTCCGCCGGGTGCCGGGCATCGGCGGCATCGCGCTGGTCATGTGGGGACCGCTGTGGTGCCCCAAGGGCCGGCAAGCCGATCCAGCCGACTTCCTGGCGATCATGAAAGCGATGAAGGCCGAATACAGCGGCCGCCGCGGCCTGTTCCTGCGCGTCCTGCCGCGCGTCGAGGACGGGGCAGGGGAGGGCGCCCGCGCGCTGTCCGCCATGGAGGCGCTGGGGATGCGGCACAGCGACGCCAAGGCCCCCTACCGCACCTTCATCATGGATCTGACCCGCGACGAGGCGACGATCCACAAGGACCTGTCCCGCCACTGGCGCCGCGGCCTCGCCAAGGCCGAGGGGGCCGGGCTGGAGGTCGTCGAGGGCTCTTCGCCGGAGATCCTCGACGCCATCGACGACCTGTTCATCCAGACGCAGCGCCGCAAGGGCTTCCGCGCCTTCGACAGCCGCACCCTGACGAAGGTCCACCGCGCCCTGCCCGACGGCATGAAGATGCACGCCGTGATGGCCTCCCACAACGGCGAGCCGGTGGCCGGCGTGGTGGTGTCGCTGCTCGGCGACACCGCGCTGATGCAGAACTCGGCCACCGCGGAGGCCGGACTGCCGCTGAACGCGGCTTTCCTCGTCCATTGGAAGGCGATGCGGTGGGTGAAGGCGAACGGCGGGAAGCGCTACGACCTGCACGGCGTCAACGCCCAGGCCAACCCCGGCGTCCACCTGTTCAAACGCGGCTTCGCCGGCAAGGGGGAGGAGGAGCGGGTCTTCATCGGCACCTTCGAAGCGCCCGGCCCGATGCTCAGCCGGCTTCTCGTCGAAGGCGGCCAGACAGTGCGTACGCTGGCCGCGACCTGCACCGCGCAGGCGAGCCAGATGATGGCGATGGCGATGAACAAGGCACCGGCCGAACGCGCCGACGCCACCACCCCCTCCAACCCGGCGTAA
- a CDS encoding HAD family hydrolase has translation MLQTPDRLDPEVVIFDFDGVIIDSVPTKNGGFAILYGIDDAETEERMRQTIWRNGGLSRFKMLAILEREMFGRDPGPAEIDALARRYAEIVDPRVPDCALIGGAETVLDRLDGTPCHLVSGTPHEVLLGTVRAKRLERHFRSITGSPNVKAEVFARIVAEGGHDPARALAIGDSLTELEAARKAGMGFVGVVSEGLPNPFPPDVTVVGDLHGLAQRL, from the coding sequence ATGCTTCAGACACCCGACCGGCTGGACCCGGAGGTCGTGATCTTCGATTTCGACGGCGTCATCATCGACTCCGTGCCCACCAAGAACGGCGGCTTCGCCATCCTCTACGGCATCGACGATGCGGAGACGGAGGAGCGGATGCGCCAAACGATCTGGCGCAACGGCGGCCTCAGCCGGTTCAAGATGCTGGCGATCCTGGAGCGCGAGATGTTCGGGCGCGATCCCGGCCCGGCGGAGATCGACGCTCTGGCCCGCCGCTACGCTGAGATCGTCGATCCGCGCGTTCCCGACTGCGCGCTGATCGGCGGCGCGGAGACGGTGCTGGACCGGCTGGACGGCACGCCCTGCCACCTCGTCTCGGGCACGCCCCACGAGGTTCTGCTGGGCACTGTGCGCGCCAAGAGGCTGGAGCGGCATTTCCGCAGCATCACCGGCTCCCCCAACGTGAAGGCGGAGGTCTTTGCGCGCATCGTTGCGGAGGGTGGGCACGACCCGGCGCGGGCGCTCGCCATCGGCGATTCCCTGACCGAGCTGGAGGCCGCCCGCAAGGCCGGCATGGGCTTCGTGGGCGTGGTGTCGGAAGGGCTGCCGAACCCCTTCCCGCCCGACGTGACGGTGGTCGGCGACCTGCACGGGCTCGCCCAACGACTCTGA